From the Bacillus tuaregi genome, one window contains:
- a CDS encoding PepSY domain-containing protein yields the protein MSKKILIGAVLSAVVLGGSIAAVAAKDDTTKSVADGKKSFITLEEAKAIALKEVDGRVESIDLETKVGKSYYEVEIEKDKMDYDIYIDAVTGEPYSVKQDDDDFDDRYDDHFDDDVRYDDDSKSISDKSKPTMEVITEAEAAAIAEKAVNGKIVEMDKEYDDGLLEYQFELHTDRGEAEVDIDAATGKVIEIDYDDRD from the coding sequence ATGAGTAAGAAGATATTGATTGGAGCTGTTCTATCAGCAGTTGTATTGGGCGGTTCAATCGCAGCGGTGGCTGCAAAGGATGATACAACAAAATCAGTTGCAGACGGTAAGAAGTCATTCATTACCCTTGAAGAAGCAAAAGCCATTGCTCTTAAGGAAGTGGATGGCAGAGTAGAAAGCATTGATTTAGAAACAAAGGTCGGTAAATCCTACTACGAGGTAGAAATTGAAAAAGACAAGATGGACTATGATATTTATATTGACGCGGTAACAGGTGAGCCCTATTCTGTAAAGCAGGATGATGACGATTTTGATGATAGGTATGATGATCATTTTGACGATGATGTTCGGTACGATGACGACTCTAAATCAATTAGCGATAAATCTAAACCAACAATGGAAGTTATTACTGAAGCAGAAGCAGCAGCGATTGCAGAAAAAGCGGTGAATGGAAAGATCGTTGAAATGGACAAGGAATATGATGATGGCTTGCTTGAATATCAATTTGAACTTCATACAGACCGTGGTGAAGCAGAGGTGGATATTGATGCAGCAACTGGAAAAGTCATTGAAATAGACTATGATGATAGGGACTAA